In Acholeplasma equirhinis, the following proteins share a genomic window:
- a CDS encoding InlB B-repeat-containing protein: MKKILFTALLILTSIVLLACEEQEAVDKQALLEAYVDQFKLDEELDDDILNVPSTVEVDGIGLVSISFSTFPEGIIQPNGQINRQNEDVTVDVTVFFNYNDLQEETKSFQVIISKIVIPEIEFTVTFNSIGGSQVASQTVAEGETINKPSDPTRAGYEFLGWFFGDDPFDFSTPITANITLTAKWEEFIIEVETFTLTFDSNGGSDVPSQTVEEGMKFIEPSDPTKEGYVFSGWFTELELLTLYDFQMTPTSDLTLYAGWEEVFEEGTIYEHDFSQKGKTSDFLIFDDTNDTMDVYGSYVYQGNEFTLGYKIDSKGYIEFETETDNLLLVLVLGRRTSLLGDGSSVVKVNTFTQTFVDQYVVIELELAVADTYKIERGSSVSREFGVFFIGIYETQAAIQYQTVTFDSKGGTEISPKLVEKGQVVTKPEDPVKDGVDFVGWSVDPDSYVPFDFDTYITEDITLYAHYAQLETFEVLVDGVSYFVKDGKVLPSIEPQFIEGKVFLGWLKDGEAFDLSTPITSNMEIISEYRDAFIFEISLNPGVGILVGPHAWEIYEYEEVVLPIPTYAGHIFMGWFIDPDFVNRFNQTMITSDISLYALFVDENDPQAQLESGSYFESIYATWNDLNPSEASVTYREVGGDSWLPVDAMLIRKISETKARVDVVGLKEGHYELKIITSTGSTLQSNPIFTERHDRSGYAHFNFTEGIGGYKDDGTLKDDAIVIYVTEQNKNQVTIPGIGQVGLGWILNNNQYQSQNSNTYNPSQYAQSIGTFNKPIVIRFIGTVTVPEGATIYNSTQQGGSVGDNGNMVRMKNANHITLEGIGDDAVIDGWGFHFMASVAGRGIGFEVRNLTFKDNPEDAVGMEGTDQIPVRRGWLHNLTFLPGYHPNPAESDKAHGDGSADFKRGEYLTISYSVFDGAHKTNLIGATSTDKTYHITMHHNLWRNNSSRIPLVRRANVHMYNNVIETTDNNQNEASYAQNPRLDAYIFSEANYFQGTKNPSTIDQGAIKSYGDIKYSTYGDDDATVVTSRTQLVSSNNLYPNFDTNPQVFYYDTINQRSDVERLTDAVTARAEVYAYAGAFRNYSEPEKVKIHNQTPVLISESMTQPEIKINKGNPLIIFTILVPAEITLITTDTKIPAVLVTIYGEPILKGPGTVELEPGTYVIEASQARGASKGQFQGKDSKGGFIITLDSSAASEARINAVSDAIAALPNPINYQQSHLEAIMDAKNLYDALTQSEKMIISEEPITAAYNTYLSKGKAYIESLINSIGTVTEASGPAISAAYNAYNEAILEVKNLVTNLNMLTNAQNAFLNFAVDFVIGVIEELEDFSLISINERLEIENVRQKYQEALIEYNALTEQQKLQVTNSNKLFDGIEDLDQKLVPHLVLDFIDSLVLENITKENGYQIPSFYNQYIDFTQEQLSILTIEKRSILEEAYDIYSSLIGDVYKWIPETSENTDNFFNYQGDSFVNNAGTFTIFGESLTLAGKLNSSATITFTTTVANAKLIIVVKTRSTQTQGRLDINGVIYDLDTYYNEEGIAYIEVTLEEAGTYTIKRNNRELAVFYIEVEQ, translated from the coding sequence ATGAAAAAGATTTTATTTACAGCCTTGTTGATACTAACAAGTATTGTCTTACTCGCTTGTGAAGAACAAGAAGCAGTGGACAAGCAAGCACTCTTAGAAGCGTATGTAGACCAATTTAAACTCGATGAAGAATTAGATGATGATATATTAAACGTGCCATCTACCGTTGAGGTAGATGGCATTGGTCTAGTTTCTATCAGTTTTTCGACCTTTCCAGAAGGAATCATACAACCTAATGGACAAATAAACAGACAAAATGAAGATGTCACAGTTGATGTAACTGTCTTTTTTAACTATAACGATTTACAAGAAGAAACAAAGTCATTTCAAGTAATTATCAGTAAAATCGTTATACCAGAAATTGAATTTACTGTGACTTTTAATTCAATTGGTGGCTCACAAGTGGCTTCTCAAACTGTTGCTGAAGGTGAGACTATCAATAAGCCTTCAGATCCAACAAGAGCAGGTTATGAATTTTTAGGTTGGTTTTTTGGTGATGATCCATTTGATTTTTCAACACCAATCACAGCAAATATTACATTAACTGCTAAATGGGAAGAATTCATTATTGAAGTTGAAACATTTACTTTAACTTTTGATTCAAATGGTGGTAGTGATGTACCTTCACAAACAGTTGAAGAAGGTATGAAATTTATTGAACCTTCAGATCCTACAAAAGAAGGATACGTATTTTCGGGTTGGTTTACTGAGCTTGAATTACTCACTCTATATGATTTCCAAATGACACCTACAAGTGATTTAACACTTTATGCAGGTTGGGAAGAAGTATTTGAAGAAGGTACAATTTATGAACATGACTTTAGTCAAAAAGGTAAAACATCAGATTTCTTAATCTTTGATGATACAAATGACACAATGGATGTCTATGGAAGTTATGTATACCAAGGTAATGAATTTACCTTAGGATACAAGATTGATTCAAAAGGCTACATTGAGTTTGAAACTGAAACGGATAACTTACTGCTCGTTTTAGTATTAGGTCGTCGTACAAGTTTACTTGGTGATGGTTCATCTGTCGTTAAGGTAAATACATTTACACAGACATTTGTTGATCAATATGTAGTTATTGAACTAGAACTTGCAGTAGCAGATACTTATAAGATTGAGAGAGGTTCAAGCGTATCTCGTGAGTTTGGTGTCTTCTTTATTGGTATTTACGAAACTCAAGCAGCAATCCAATATCAAACTGTAACCTTTGATTCAAAAGGTGGAACTGAGATTTCACCAAAACTTGTTGAAAAAGGTCAAGTTGTTACAAAACCTGAAGACCCTGTGAAAGATGGTGTCGATTTTGTAGGTTGGTCTGTTGACCCTGATTCATATGTACCATTTGATTTTGATACATATATTACTGAAGATATTACACTTTATGCACATTACGCACAACTCGAAACCTTTGAAGTATTAGTTGATGGTGTATCTTATTTTGTAAAAGATGGTAAAGTGTTACCATCTATTGAACCTCAATTTATTGAAGGTAAAGTGTTCTTAGGTTGGTTAAAAGATGGTGAAGCCTTTGATTTATCAACACCAATCACATCAAACATGGAAATTATCTCTGAATATAGAGATGCATTTATTTTTGAAATTAGTTTAAATCCAGGTGTGGGAATCCTTGTAGGTCCACATGCTTGGGAAATTTATGAGTACGAAGAAGTGGTATTACCAATTCCAACATATGCAGGTCATATCTTTATGGGATGGTTTATAGACCCAGACTTTGTTAATAGATTCAATCAAACAATGATTACATCAGATATATCTCTTTACGCATTGTTTGTTGATGAGAATGATCCTCAAGCACAACTAGAATCTGGCAGTTATTTTGAATCCATTTACGCAACTTGGAATGATTTAAATCCAAGTGAAGCATCTGTTACCTATCGTGAGGTTGGTGGAGATTCTTGGTTACCAGTTGATGCTATGTTAATAAGAAAAATTTCAGAGACAAAAGCACGTGTCGATGTTGTTGGACTTAAAGAAGGTCATTATGAATTAAAAATTATAACATCTACAGGTTCAACACTTCAATCAAATCCAATATTTACAGAACGTCATGACAGATCTGGTTATGCGCACTTTAATTTCACTGAAGGTATTGGTGGTTATAAAGATGATGGTACATTAAAAGATGATGCGATTGTTATCTATGTTACTGAACAAAATAAAAACCAAGTTACAATTCCTGGTATTGGTCAAGTAGGTTTAGGCTGGATATTAAATAACAACCAATATCAAAGCCAAAATTCAAATACTTACAATCCAAGTCAATATGCACAATCTATCGGAACATTTAATAAACCTATAGTAATTAGATTTATCGGAACAGTAACAGTACCTGAAGGGGCAACGATATACAACTCAACCCAACAAGGTGGTTCAGTAGGTGATAATGGTAATATGGTTCGTATGAAAAACGCTAACCACATTACATTAGAAGGTATTGGTGATGATGCAGTAATTGATGGCTGGGGATTCCATTTTATGGCCTCAGTAGCTGGTCGTGGTATTGGATTTGAAGTGAGAAATCTAACTTTCAAAGACAATCCTGAAGATGCAGTTGGTATGGAAGGTACCGATCAAATTCCGGTCCGTCGTGGTTGGTTGCATAACTTAACTTTCTTACCTGGTTACCATCCAAATCCTGCTGAATCAGATAAAGCACACGGAGACGGATCAGCCGATTTCAAACGTGGTGAATATTTAACGATATCATATTCAGTCTTTGATGGTGCACATAAAACAAACTTAATTGGTGCAACATCAACAGATAAAACATATCATATTACAATGCATCATAACTTATGGCGTAATAATTCATCTAGAATTCCACTTGTAAGAAGAGCCAATGTTCATATGTATAATAATGTCATTGAAACAACTGACAATAACCAAAACGAAGCAAGTTATGCACAAAATCCAAGACTGGATGCGTATATCTTTAGTGAAGCAAATTACTTCCAAGGTACAAAGAATCCATCAACGATTGACCAAGGTGCAATTAAATCATATGGCGATATTAAATATTCAACGTATGGTGATGATGATGCAACGGTTGTTACATCAAGAACACAACTTGTAAGCTCTAATAACCTATATCCAAACTTTGATACGAATCCACAAGTATTCTATTACGATACAATCAATCAAAGATCGGATGTTGAAAGATTAACAGATGCAGTGACTGCAAGAGCAGAAGTTTACGCTTATGCCGGTGCATTTAGAAATTATAGTGAACCAGAAAAAGTTAAGATTCATAATCAAACACCAGTATTAATATCAGAAAGTATGACACAACCTGAAATTAAGATTAATAAAGGTAATCCATTAATTATCTTTACAATTTTAGTCCCTGCAGAAATTACACTCATTACAACAGATACAAAAATCCCTGCAGTGCTTGTTACTATTTATGGTGAACCTATTCTTAAAGGACCTGGTACTGTAGAACTTGAACCGGGAACTTATGTCATTGAAGCAAGTCAAGCTAGAGGTGCATCAAAAGGTCAATTCCAAGGAAAAGACTCTAAAGGTGGCTTTATAATTACACTTGATAGTAGTGCAGCAAGTGAAGCTAGAATCAATGCAGTAAGTGATGCGATTGCAGCACTACCTAACCCTATAAACTATCAACAAAGCCATTTAGAAGCCATTATGGATGCTAAAAATTTATATGATGCACTCACACAAAGTGAAAAAATGATTATTTCAGAAGAACCAATTACCGCTGCATACAATACATATCTTTCAAAAGGTAAAGCATACATTGAAAGTTTGATTAATTCAATTGGTACTGTGACAGAAGCATCAGGACCAGCAATTAGTGCTGCTTACAATGCATATAATGAAGCAATCCTTGAAGTGAAAAATTTAGTAACAAATCTTAATATGCTAACCAATGCACAAAATGCATTCTTAAACTTTGCAGTAGATTTCGTTATTGGTGTGATTGAAGAATTAGAAGATTTTAGTTTAATCAGTATCAATGAACGTTTAGAAATTGAAAATGTTAGACAAAAATATCAAGAAGCTTTAATAGAATATAATGCATTAACAGAGCAACAAAAACTACAAGTGACAAATTCAAATAAACTATTTGATGGTATAGAAGATCTAGATCAAAAATTAGTACCGCACTTAGTGCTTGATTTTATTGATTCACTTGTATTAGAAAATATTACAAAAGAAAATGGATATCAAATTCCATCATTCTATAATCAATATATCGATTTTACTCAAGAACAACTTTCTA